One Siniperca chuatsi isolate FFG_IHB_CAS linkage group LG3, ASM2008510v1, whole genome shotgun sequence genomic region harbors:
- the LOC122873725 gene encoding ladderlectin-like isoform X2, translating into MKTLLILSVILCVAPSIRAATGLAAAAAVQQEDKPAPKPEVDADTAVAAGRAAVLSQARFHFCLDGWFSFRGNCYFLANHADTWRNAESFCAGFDGSLASVHNIWEYNFLQRMVKTGGHTFAWIGGYYFQGDWRWEDGSVFGYHNWETVSSTDHYQCLLLNSQESKGWSNHGCSIRFPFVCELRSNC; encoded by the exons ATGAAGACTCTACTGATCCTCTCTGTTATCCTCTGTGTTGCTCCGTCCATCAGGGCTGCAACAG GTCTAGCTGCGGCTGCTGCAGTACAACAGGAAGACAAACCTGCACCAAAACCAG AGGTGGATGCTGacactgctgttgctgctggcaGAGCAGCTGTTCTATCTCAAG CTCGTTTTCATTTCTGCCTTGATGGTTGGTTTAGTTTCCGTGGTAACTGCTACTTCTTAGCCAACCATGCTGATACCTGGAGAAATGCTGAG AGCTTCTGTGCTGGCTTCGATGGCAGTCTGGCCTCAGTCCACAATATCTGGGAGTATAATTTCCTCCAGCGTATGGTCAAGACTGGTGGTCACACTTTCGCCTGGATTGGAGGTTACTACTTCCAG GGTGACTGGAGATGGGAAGATGGCTCAGTGTTTGGCTATCACAATTGGGAAACAGTGAGTTCCACTGACCATTACCAGTGCCTACTGCTCAACTCTCAAG AGTCCAAGGGCTGGTCCAATCATGGCTGCAGCATCCGCTTCCCATTCGTCTGTGAGCTGAGGTCAAACTGCTAG
- the LOC122873725 gene encoding ladderlectin-like isoform X3 → MKTLLILSVILCVAPSIRAATAAAAAVQQEDKPAPKPEVDADTAVAAGRAAVLSQARFHFCLDGWFSFRGNCYFLANHADTWRNAESFCAGFDGSLASVHNIWEYNFLQRMVKTGGHTFAWIGGYYFQGDWRWEDGSVFGYHNWETVSSTDHYQCLLLNSQESKGWSNHGCSIRFPFVCELRSNC, encoded by the exons ATGAAGACTCTACTGATCCTCTCTGTTATCCTCTGTGTTGCTCCGTCCATCAGGGCTGCAACAG CTGCGGCTGCTGCAGTACAACAGGAAGACAAACCTGCACCAAAACCAG AGGTGGATGCTGacactgctgttgctgctggcaGAGCAGCTGTTCTATCTCAAG CTCGTTTTCATTTCTGCCTTGATGGTTGGTTTAGTTTCCGTGGTAACTGCTACTTCTTAGCCAACCATGCTGATACCTGGAGAAATGCTGAG AGCTTCTGTGCTGGCTTCGATGGCAGTCTGGCCTCAGTCCACAATATCTGGGAGTATAATTTCCTCCAGCGTATGGTCAAGACTGGTGGTCACACTTTCGCCTGGATTGGAGGTTACTACTTCCAG GGTGACTGGAGATGGGAAGATGGCTCAGTGTTTGGCTATCACAATTGGGAAACAGTGAGTTCCACTGACCATTACCAGTGCCTACTGCTCAACTCTCAAG AGTCCAAGGGCTGGTCCAATCATGGCTGCAGCATCCGCTTCCCATTCGTCTGTGAGCTGAGGTCAAACTGCTAG
- the LOC122873725 gene encoding rheacalcin-1-like isoform X1 produces MKTLLILSVILCVAPSIRAATVGLAAAAAVQQEDKPAPKPEVDADTAVAAGRAAVLSQARFHFCLDGWFSFRGNCYFLANHADTWRNAESFCAGFDGSLASVHNIWEYNFLQRMVKTGGHTFAWIGGYYFQGDWRWEDGSVFGYHNWETVSSTDHYQCLLLNSQESKGWSNHGCSIRFPFVCELRSNC; encoded by the exons ATGAAGACTCTACTGATCCTCTCTGTTATCCTCTGTGTTGCTCCGTCCATCAGGGCTGCAACAG TTGGTCTAGCTGCGGCTGCTGCAGTACAACAGGAAGACAAACCTGCACCAAAACCAG AGGTGGATGCTGacactgctgttgctgctggcaGAGCAGCTGTTCTATCTCAAG CTCGTTTTCATTTCTGCCTTGATGGTTGGTTTAGTTTCCGTGGTAACTGCTACTTCTTAGCCAACCATGCTGATACCTGGAGAAATGCTGAG AGCTTCTGTGCTGGCTTCGATGGCAGTCTGGCCTCAGTCCACAATATCTGGGAGTATAATTTCCTCCAGCGTATGGTCAAGACTGGTGGTCACACTTTCGCCTGGATTGGAGGTTACTACTTCCAG GGTGACTGGAGATGGGAAGATGGCTCAGTGTTTGGCTATCACAATTGGGAAACAGTGAGTTCCACTGACCATTACCAGTGCCTACTGCTCAACTCTCAAG AGTCCAAGGGCTGGTCCAATCATGGCTGCAGCATCCGCTTCCCATTCGTCTGTGAGCTGAGGTCAAACTGCTAG